The Nocardioides marmorisolisilvae genomic interval CATCCGCTCCGGGTCGACGCCGAAGTCCTTGGCGACGTCGCGCTTCGAGGACTCCGACGGCAGCAGGATCCAGCGGGCTCGGCGGGCCACCGCGCCCTGCATCCGCAAGAAGCCGTACCAGCGACGCAGGGTCAGCCGCTTGCGCCAGGAGGTCGCCGCGGCGAGGTCCACCCGGCGGTCGAACGTGATCGGGTGATGCAGGGTGGTGAGCACCGGGAGCCCCAGCTCGCCCTCGATCCGGGCGATGCCGTGGGCCAGCACCTGGTTGTCGTGGACGACGTCGAAGTCGCCCGCCCGGGAGCGCAGGACCCGCAGCACCCGCCTGCCGAAGGTGCGCGGCTCGGGGAATCCTGCGGTGCACATGATGGCGAACTCCTGCGCATCGACCAGGTCGCGGAACTCCCAGGGCCAGACCATCCGGAACGGGTCGGGCTCGCGGTACAGGTCCAGGCTCGGCACCGGGGTGAGCGCGACGCCGGGGTCCAGCTCTGGGTACGGCTGGCCCGAGAAGACCTCGACCGTGTGTCCGAGAGCGGTGAGCTCGCGACTGAGGTGGCGTACGTAGACGCCCTGACCGCCGCAGTGGGGCTTGCTGCGATACGACAGGAGTGCGATGCGCAAAGGGAGCCCCTCCGGGAGGAAAACAGCCGCGGAGCGACTGGAACGTGTTTCTATTCTACCGAATCCGGCTGTTAGCCTAACCGTCGTGAGCACGGTGAACTCGTTGACGGCCGACGATCTCGGGTCGGCGGCCCAACGCGACCGTCGTCGCAGGATCCTGGATGCCACGACGGAGATCGCGTCGCGGGGCGGCTTCGACGCCGTACAGATGCGCGCTGTCGCCCAGCAGGCCGACGTCGCACTGGGCACGCTCTACCGCTACTTCCCGTCCAAGATCCACCTCCTGGTCTCGGCCCTCGCGGTGCGCTTCGAGACCAACCAGGCGGCGCTCGGCAGCCGGCCGATCCCCGGCGACACCGCGGCCGAGCGGGTGATCCAGGTGCTCAAGCGGGCCACCCGCGGCATGCAGGGCGACCCGCACCTGACCGAGGCACTGACCCGGGCGTTCATGTTCGCGGACAAGTCCGTGGCCGGCGAGATCCATGTGGTCGGGATGCAGCTGACCTCGATGCTGACCCGGGCGATGCAGGGATCTGACTACGTCGAGGGCGCCGAGCCCACCGAGGACGACATCGCGATCGCCCGGGTGATCAGCGACGTCTGGCTCTCGGCGCTGGTCTCGTGGGTGACCGGACGGGCCACGGCCGAGGAGGTCGCCGACCACATCGAGACCGCCGTCCGGCTGCTGCTGCGCGACTGACCGGCTAGCCACCGAACGCGTGCGTGGCGGTGGCTCCGCCGTCGATGGCGATCTCGGCGCCGGTGACGAAGCTCGACTCGTCGCTGGCCAGGTAGACGTAGAGCGGGGCGATGTCCGCAGGCGTCCCGACCCGCTTGAGGGCCACCTTCGACGCACCGAACTCCATCGCGGCGTCGCCGCCGTGCGGCCGGGTCATCGGAGTGTCGATCATCCCAGGGTGGATCGAGTTGACCCGGATGCCCTTCGGACCGAGCTCGAGGGCTGCCGCCTTGGTCATCCCACGGATGGCGAACTTGGTGCCGGCGTACGCCGTGCACATCGGCATCCCGGCCAGGCCCTCGATCGAGGAGGCGTTGATGATCGAGCCGCCGCCGTTCTTGCGCATCGTCCGCGCCACCGACTTCATGCCCAGGAAGCAGCCCATCGCATTGACCCGGAAGAGCAACTCGAACTCGGCCTGCTCCATCCGCTCCACTTCGGCGAAGCGCAGGATCCCGGCGTTGTTGGCGAGCACGTTGACCGGGCCGAAGCGCTCGTTGACGTCGGCGACGAGCGCGATCCAGGAGCTCTCGTCGCTGACGTCGTGGTGCCGGAAGTACGCCGCTCCCGGTGCCTTCTGCTCCAGGTCCTTGGCCAACAGCTCGCCCAGCTCGTCGGCGACGTCCGCGATCACCACCTTCGCGCCCTCGCCGACGAAGGCGCGGCAGATCTCCGCGCCCTGTCCCTGCGCACCGCCGGTGACGATCGCCACCTTGCCGTCGAGTCGTCCCATGGTCGTCTTCCTGCCTGTCGTGGTGTGACCTGTCGTGATGTTGATCGTGTCTCGCGCCGATGCGCGGTCAGTCGCGCGCGCGGAGCCTGCCGACCTCGTCGGCCGCGAAGCCCACCGCTGGGTCGCGGTCGGCGAAGTAGCTGCCGATCTGCTTGTCGAGGCCGTCGAGATCCCAGGTGTCCGCGCCGGTCAGGTCGAACCGCTCGGCCACGGTGGGAGCCGCCAGCAGCGCCACCATGCCGCCGTACACGACGAACACCTGACCGGTGATCCGTGACGCCGCCGGCGAGGCCAAGTAGGCGACCAGCGGAGCGACGTGCTCGGGGCTGTAGGGGTCGATGCCGTCGCCCGGCTCCGCAGCGCCGAACACGTCGGCAGTCATCGCTGTGCGCGCTCGCGGGCAGATCGCGTTGGCGCGGACGCCGGAGCGACCGAGCGCCCGCGAGGTGGAGAGGGTGAGCGCCACGATGCCCGCCTTGGCAGCGGCATAGTTCGGCTGGCCCGGCGGTCCGAAGAGGAACGCCTCCGAGGCGGTGTTGACCACGCTGGCGTTCACCGGCTCCCCGGTCTGCTTGGCGCGGTCACGCCAGTACGCCGCTGCGTTGCGGGACAGCAGGAAGTGGCCGCGCAGGTGGATGCGGACGACGAGGTCGAACTCCTCGTCGGTCATGTTGAACAGCATCTTGTCGCGGGTGACGCCGGCGTTGTTGACGACGACATCGAGGCTGCCGAACCCATCGACGGCCGCCGCCACCATCGCGTCAGCGGTACTGCGCTCCCCCACATCGCCCTCCACCACCCGTACGTCGCCGCCACCGGCCCGGATCTCGTCCGCGGCCTCGTCGGCCGCTCCGGGCAGGTCGTTGAGCACGACCCGGGCACCCGCGCGACTCAGCGCCAGGGCCTCGGCGCGCCCGAGTCCCGCGCCGGCTCCGGTCACGACGGCGACGCGGCCGTCCAGGTCGTGGGCTGGGGGCACGCTCACTCGTCCTCGACGATGCTCAGGGCGGACTTCGGGCATGCCGCGACCGCTTGCTCGATGCGAGCACGGTTCTCGTCGGTCACCGTCGGGTCGTCGACCTGTAGGTAGTCGTCGTCGTCGATCCGGAACACGTCGGGTGCCACCGCCTCACACAGGGCGTTGGACTCGCACAGGTCGTAGTCGACCTTCACCTTGGCCATCGATTCGCTCCTTGTCGTCATGCCCCGTTGTCATGCCTGGGCAGGGCCCCGTTCATCTTGCGGTGGTCCCAGCTGGCGACCTTGACGGGCTCGACGACGACGCCGACCCGCTTGCGCGCCTGGCCGTCGACGATCTGGTCGCCCAACTCGCCGAGGTCGGCGCCGCCGGCCATCGCCGAGACGACCCTCGTTCCGAGGGCGCGCACCTCGTCGAGCTCCTCGACGAGTCGCGCGGTCCCCTGGATGCTGACGCCGCGCAGCTCGGCGTACTCGGTGCCGTCCTCCACCAGGCAGCTGATCCGCGCGTCGCGGCGCAGGTTGGCGATCTTCTGGGAGCTGCGGTAGGTCCAGAACGCGATCCGGCCGTCGACGAGCGTGTAGAACAGCGTGGTCAGGTGGGGGGCGCCGTCCGGGCCCACGGTCGCCACCTGCACCTTCAGGTTGGCGGCGAGGAAGTCGTCGAGCTCCCGCTCGGTGAGCCGGACCGCGCTGCGTCCGCTGGCCATCGCTAGCTCCCCTCGCTGGAGTGACCGGGGAAGACGTGCGCCTCGGGGTCGATCACCACGGCGGCATTGTTGACCGCAGTGGCAACCTCACCGAAGCCGGTGGCGATCAGCCGCACCTTGCCCGGGTACTCGTTGATGTCTCCGGCGGCGAAGACCCGCGGAAGGTTGGTGCGCATCGCCGAGTCGACCACGATGTGCCGCTTGTCCAGCTCGAGGCCCCAGTCCTTCATCGCCGAGAGGTCCGCGACGAAGCCCAGCGCGGCGACGACCGACTGTGCGGGTCGGGTGAGCACCTCGCCGTCCTTGCGGCTGATCTCGACACCCTCGACCCGGCCGTCGCCCAGAATCCGGGTCACCTCGGCGTTGACCACCACCTCGGTGGGCCCCGCGAGGACCGCGTCGACGGTCGCCTGGTGGGCTCGGAACGCGTCACGTCGATGCACCAGGGTGACCGACTTCGCGATCGGCTGCAGGCTGTGGGCCCAGTCGAAGGCGCTGTCCCCTCCACCGACGATCACGACCTCGCGGCCGGCGTACTCGGCGAAGGACGGCACGAAGAACACCAGTCCGCGACCCTCCCAGCCGTCGCCGGCCGGCAGAGCCCGCGGCGTGAACTTGCCGATGCCGGCGGTGATGATGACGGCCTTGGCGGTGACGGTGGCGCCGTCGTCGAGGGTCATGGTCACCCCGGTAGCCGCGTCGGTCTCCAGGCCGACGGCCGTGCGCTCGAGGAGGTACGTCGGGTTCGCGCTGGCGGCCTGCTGCACCAGCTGCTCGACCAGCTCGCGGCCCTTGATCATCGGGAAGCCGCCGACGTCGAGGATCTCCTTCTCCGGGTAGAGGGCGGAGACCTGACCACCGAGCTCGGGCAGCGAGTCGACCAGGGTGACGCGGAAGCCGCGGAAACCTGCGTAGTACGCACCGAACAGGCCGGCAGGGCCCGCGCCGACGATCAGCAGATCGGTGTCGACCATCTCGCTCCTCATAGTAGAACAGGTTCTAATTTATCAGAATGCATCCAGCTTCGACATCAGCCACTGGCCATTGTCGCGGGTGAGGGTGACCACGACCCGGTTCTCGTTCAGCTGCTGGGTCTTGACCCCCTTCGCCGTCGTCGTCTGGTTGACGAACTCGAGGACCCGCGCCTCGTCGCTCGTCGCGCTGATGAGGGCGCTGGAGCGCACCGTCGCGTCGAGCACCAGCCCGCGCTTGATCACCTGGCTGCGCACCTTGGACAGGGTGCTGGCGTACTCCTTCTGCATCGACGCCGTCATCGACTTCTCTGCGGCCGCGGTGTCCTTGTCGAAGGTCTTCGCGTGGTAGGACAGCGCCGCCTTGGTCATCCGCGCCGCCTGGTCCATCAGCACCGCGCGAGTGGCCGGCGAGGTGATCTCGCCACCGGGCGCGGTGTCACGATGGTTGTGCCGGTAGGTGAGCACCAGGGCCACCGCGGCCACGACGATCGCCACCGACAGCACGACGGTCACCAGCGGATGAGAGGCGCGGGAGGCGGCGCTGGGTGCGTGCTCGGAGGGTGCCGGCTCGAGAGGTGCCAACTCGGGCGCTCGCTCGGGTGCCGGTTCGGGTGCCGGCTCGGGTGCCGGTGCCGCCTCGGAGGGTGCCGGTTCGGGTGCCGGTGCCGCGGCGAGGTCCGATCCGCAGTAACGGCACCGGATCGCGGCGGCCTTGATGACCTCCGCGCAGTACGGGCAGAGCTTCTCGTCCGGGGCCAGGTCGGGGGTGGTCATGAGACGAAGTCCAGTCCGCTCATCTTCCAGCCCTGGGCGGTGTGCGTCATCTCGATCTTCAGACGGTAGTAGCGGCACACCGCTCCGGCGTGCGGGCACTGCTTGGTTGCCCTCTGCTTGCCCGTGGAGCTGTTCTTGACCACCGCGTCCGCCGCGACGAACACCGTCGCTGTGCTCGCGCCGACGTCCGTGAGCCCGACCTGCCGGACCTTCCCGGTGGAGACCGACTTGGCCGCCTCGGCGGCAGCCTTGAGGTTCACCTTGGTGTGGGAGTACTGCGCGCGGAACTTCCCGGTCGCGCCGGCCAGCACCTTGGCGATGAGCGGGTCCATGTCTCGGTAGTCGACGTCGAGGAACGCCGCCACCTCCTTGCTGGTCGCGGCCTTGACCGCGGCGTACCGCTGCGATGCCCCGCGCGTCGCCTCTGCCTGCGGCGAGGGCCCCTGGACCAGCACGATGACCAGGGCTGCAACCACGCCCAGGAGGACAGCGCCCAGCACCAGGTTCACCGGGCCGAGGGTGCGCCCGGTGTCACGATCTCCAGT includes:
- a CDS encoding 3-oxoacyl-ACP reductase — protein: MSVPPAHDLDGRVAVVTGAGAGLGRAEALALSRAGARVVLNDLPGAADEAADEIRAGGGDVRVVEGDVGERSTADAMVAAAVDGFGSLDVVVNNAGVTRDKMLFNMTDEEFDLVVRIHLRGHFLLSRNAAAYWRDRAKQTGEPVNASVVNTASEAFLFGPPGQPNYAAAKAGIVALTLSTSRALGRSGVRANAICPRARTAMTADVFGAAEPGDGIDPYSPEHVAPLVAYLASPAASRITGQVFVVYGGMVALLAAPTVAERFDLTGADTWDLDGLDKQIGSYFADRDPAVGFAADEVGRLRARD
- a CDS encoding NAD(P)/FAD-dependent oxidoreductase, with the protein product MVDTDLLIVGAGPAGLFGAYYAGFRGFRVTLVDSLPELGGQVSALYPEKEILDVGGFPMIKGRELVEQLVQQAASANPTYLLERTAVGLETDAATGVTMTLDDGATVTAKAVIITAGIGKFTPRALPAGDGWEGRGLVFFVPSFAEYAGREVVIVGGGDSAFDWAHSLQPIAKSVTLVHRRDAFRAHQATVDAVLAGPTEVVVNAEVTRILGDGRVEGVEISRKDGEVLTRPAQSVVAALGFVADLSAMKDWGLELDKRHIVVDSAMRTNLPRVFAAGDINEYPGKVRLIATGFGEVATAVNNAAVVIDPEAHVFPGHSSEGS
- a CDS encoding pyridoxamine 5'-phosphate oxidase family protein — encoded protein: MASGRSAVRLTERELDDFLAANLKVQVATVGPDGAPHLTTLFYTLVDGRIAFWTYRSSQKIANLRRDARISCLVEDGTEYAELRGVSIQGTARLVEELDEVRALGTRVVSAMAGGADLGELGDQIVDGQARKRVGVVVEPVKVASWDHRKMNGALPRHDNGA
- a CDS encoding SDR family NAD(P)-dependent oxidoreductase, encoding MGRLDGKVAIVTGGAQGQGAEICRAFVGEGAKVVIADVADELGELLAKDLEQKAPGAAYFRHHDVSDESSWIALVADVNERFGPVNVLANNAGILRFAEVERMEQAEFELLFRVNAMGCFLGMKSVARTMRKNGGGSIINASSIEGLAGMPMCTAYAGTKFAIRGMTKAAALELGPKGIRVNSIHPGMIDTPMTRPHGGDAAMEFGASKVALKRVGTPADIAPLYVYLASDESSFVTGAEIAIDGGATATHAFGG
- a CDS encoding TetR family transcriptional regulator, translating into MSTVNSLTADDLGSAAQRDRRRRILDATTEIASRGGFDAVQMRAVAQQADVALGTLYRYFPSKIHLLVSALAVRFETNQAALGSRPIPGDTAAERVIQVLKRATRGMQGDPHLTEALTRAFMFADKSVAGEIHVVGMQLTSMLTRAMQGSDYVEGAEPTEDDIAIARVISDVWLSALVSWVTGRATAEEVADHIETAVRLLLRD
- a CDS encoding zinc ribbon domain-containing protein, which gives rise to MTTPDLAPDEKLCPYCAEVIKAAAIRCRYCGSDLAAAPAPEPAPSEAAPAPEPAPEPAPERAPELAPLEPAPSEHAPSAASRASHPLVTVVLSVAIVVAAVALVLTYRHNHRDTAPGGEITSPATRAVLMDQAARMTKAALSYHAKTFDKDTAAAEKSMTASMQKEYASTLSKVRSQVIKRGLVLDATVRSSALISATSDEARVLEFVNQTTTAKGVKTQQLNENRVVVTLTRDNGQWLMSKLDAF
- a CDS encoding ferredoxin; amino-acid sequence: MAKVKVDYDLCESNALCEAVAPDVFRIDDDDYLQVDDPTVTDENRARIEQAVAACPKSALSIVEDE